The window ACTTTACCACCCTGAAATGTGATCAGTATGCACTTGATTTCATCGCTGGTAAAATCTTTTTTTTATCAGTACCGCTGGTAAAAGCTTTTTTCTATCAGTACCCCTAGtaaaagcctttttttttttttttttaataatcagTACCGCTGGTaaaagctctaccagcagtgaaATCAAGGGTAATACTGatgaaaattaaaaaagaaactaaccattgattttttattttttttgatgacaagggaacccgcagccgctaccctgtGCGAGGGTAGATcccgctcctgtgcaatagcccgcaaaccacacaAGAGAGATAAACCGCACTAGGCAAGGCCCGTGCagcgagctcgacccagaaggcaaatcccggACTATCGTAGGCTGGGAgttttgaacctgagacctccattatggaagctccatgctcaaccaactgagccacccttgcgggtaacCATTTATTTTTTCTTGTTATGACTTTAATTTGTTTGTTTCAAATATGTTCACATTTATCCAGAAATTGCCCTATACTCATTGAGATTTAGTTTGGGGGACAACAATGAATGTCAAACATAAACCAAGTGCTATTTACGTTTGTAAAGAAATTGCCCTGATTTCATCGCGGATGAGATTGGGGGTAAAAAATGAATGTCAAACATAAATCAACCATTCGATACTGTTATTTACAATTATAGCCTTCTTACCTTTTTGTTTCTTCTTGTTTTGTTTTATTCATATGATATAAAGCAAATTGAATACTAAAGATTAAGCTGGTAATTACCAATAGAGACCAATTTGGTAATTTTGCTCAACTCCAATTAGAAGTAAAAACCAATATTAAAAGCCCCAAAGGCAAATAAACTCAGTACTCTAGCTGTGTAAACTTGGCTATTAACAAAGTCCAAATATGCATCATTTTTGGTTCGATAACTACTGAACTCAGGTTTTCATAACATGGAATTATGGCACCCAAGggccaagggtgtggcctagtggtcaatgaagtgggttcaGAACCATGGGGTGTTAGCTTCAATTCCCAGCGGAGGGAAAAAAACATTAGGTGGTTTCCTCCCACCTGTCCAAGCCTTGGAGGATAGAGTGACCAGGTACCTGCGCTGGTGGGAGGTCTCTTAAAATTAGTCGAGGAGCGCGCAAGCTGTCCCGGACACCACAGTTAAAAAGTAACATGGAATTATCATGATATCCCAATTGCATACTTTAGCAGTATATGGAAATATGCAATGAATATACATCATGATGTCCCAATTGCATACTTTAGCAGTATCTGTATGATGCCAAACAAGTTCAATGGAAAAGAGAATTCTAGTTCACGGACACAGTCTCTAAGTGGTTAACTGACCAGGAGCATGGAAAAACCTCTCCCAGGTACTCTGGGTATCAGTAATCCCCAAAGGAACCAACAAGAAGTGAGAGAGCATACCAATGTCTGCAATCCCACAAGCTTAAATTCATTTTCCATCACACTCTCATCCTCAACAAGTACAACATCTCCTACCTACAATGAACATTGAAAATACACAATTAATAGCATCATAATCCGAAAGCAATTACCAGGCAGATTAGTTCACTAACAGTCCACGATAGACGCAACAAACAAATTTTGGAATCAGAAAAAGGTTGAAATTTGAAAACCCCATAAAGCTACCCCTCTAAGCCAAATATACTAACGTGCATGATTTTTACCTCATTTGTAAAGAATTTCCTGAAGTTTTGATGAAGTGGAGGCTTTTAGGTTTTAAGtagtactccctccggttcaaaaaaagtgtccacttagccatttgcacaccccttaagaaaataataactcCTAGGCAAAagaggtaatttgactaaactacctctaattaaataggtattgtgatttggtcacttaacacttaataagggcaaacctggaaaaataaggttaattctttcttgatttggtaagtggaTACTCTTTTTGAACCAAACAATAAAGGCTAAGTTGACACTCCTTTTAAACCGGAGAGAGTGTGTCTTAAAAGGAAAGTCTCTTAAGCTTCTTAAAGGTAATAATCCAAAAAAACATAAGCAGCATAAACTATCTTCAGACATGTGATATTGCTCGATTGGCCTTCCACATGTTGTCCAAGATTCCCACCCCTGCCCATATGGTAGTTCACACCGTGTCTCAGTCCCAGAGAGCATTCTGGAACAATCCTCAATCATTTTTTCTGTTCTTTTGAACTGGGCTTTATTTTGCAGAATCAGGATGTCCGAAAGACTTACGAATTTGAAAAATCAGCTACAAAAGGTGGTGTCCTGGAAGTGCAAACTCCGTTCTTTAAACAAGTCTAATAACGATGATGAGATTGTATTAGCAGTAGGTAAACCATATGCGATCCAACCTTGATATACTCTACAAATGTCAGATTGATTATCTAATACTACTATATTGTACAGTATCAGTTACTTACGAAACAATCTAAAAGGACTGTGTTTGATACAACCTTGAGATAGGAAAGTAGAAATTCGAAAGCTACAACTTTTACGTGCATGAGGTTACCTGTTTAACATTCTCCAGCATAAACTGTTCCACTTCACCAGAAAGTAAGTTTGGCCTCACTTCAACTAAGAAAACAATCCACTGtggaaaaggaaaataataaataaatcagAAGATAGCACTTGTTACTGAAAACAAAGCCTCTCAAAGAGCAAAAAAAGTAGAATTGAGTAAACAGACTTTTAATACTAAGAGGCCAGTTTATTACCAGTGTCCTAATCAGTTTAAGAAATCTGAGCAGAAAGGAACAAAAAAGGTTCAGAATGCACATATGGGTCATCTggttgctggttagagttatgtAGGGATTAGTTATTCATGTACTAGTAATtccataaaataatacataaatttccTCATAACTTATATAGTTATGCAGGttttcaatttgcaaaccaaacACCGTACTAAGTGTGTTGAATTTTACAAAAtactaccaaacatggtatattACTTATGCAGGATTTAAGTAACGATCCCATAATGTTTTTCTTTAGCTGGAGAGACAGATTAATTAGCTATTACTACTATATTATAACGCTACGAAAGCCGCATAACTTTTCCTAGGTTGCTCAATAAACTTTAAATTACAGAACAGGAAAAGGCTTTAGAAATGTACAGAATTAATGTCCACCCAAAGCTGTGAAACAAAGCCCAAGCTGAGAGCAGATTGAATACTGATCACTTGCTTTGCAATCATATTAGACCTTTTCATCATTTGCTTCTTCCTCCTTACAATACCCTTTTCCAGCATTTCTTCTTCTCTACCTTTGTTATTGTTGAAATCAAGAAACCCAACCCCATTATCATCACTTGTAATTTCTTCTTGTTTTTCAATTCTTGGAGGTGAAATGACAGGAATTTCCTTTTCCAATTCTTTACCCATCTTATTATCAAATTCAAGAAACCCAATGCCACTATCATCATCAATTCCTTTTATGGGACTTGGAATATCAGTTTCTTGATCATCGAAAAAATTATAACCATTTGAACTGCTTGACTTGGGTAAGTTCCTTTTCGGGTTCCCAAAGTGTATCCTGTTAATAGCATGGATTGGTAGTGTTTTGTGGGTAAGTTTGAAGGCAAATGAAAAGCCAGTAGAAGAATGAGGAAAGAAGGTAAGAGAAAAACAATTGCACATAGCGATTAGAAGAGGGAAGTCTTAGGTTAGGCTAAAATCTGATCCACTAGTCAGTCATGCTTATTCTTTTCCCTGAGTTGTAGATGTGAGCTCGAGCTTCGAGTGAGCTTGTGAAAATTCTCGTTACCCTGCAGTCCGGTGTCTCTGACGTGTTCTCTAACAAATAGTAATCTAAAAAACAATTGTCTTActcgaaatttaagaaataagaaAACTTTTAAAATATGTGATTCATCAAATTTAACTATTTGTGTGGTCGTAAATAATCTCATAAAattctcataaaattaaattattttgaaatataaaaatatgttaATTTTTTGGGATAAATTAATaaagaaatatttatttatttttttgagacggaaggagtatttCTTTAAGAAAAAAACAAAAGTACTCCTGAATTATTATTGAAAATAaaacaacttcttcttttttggtCCAAAAGATAAAAATATCATAGCTTTGTTATGAGGTATTTGGCATATTACGTTGATATCCATAACTCCTGAGAAGTTATTGACACTACTcctttgcatgatgtataattaACCATCCACTACTTCTCACCTTAAATTGGATTAACTCTCACACTCCCATAAACCTCCTCATGTTCTTCACCATAATGTTAAAGGTTAACTCCATATTCATCACACCTCAAGTGGATCTTTTGGAGTGAATaggttaaaaaaaatttaaactatCACCGTTTCGCGAGTTTCATACCTAAATATTGGTTGTCACAAAACCCTCCGGAACTACCATGAACTTATTGTGTTAGGTGAActcattttaaaattttatttcatttttcatgcGCTTCTCAGTAtgttatctcaaatattttgctACATATTTAATTGTGAATTTTTAAATTAATGGAAAATTATAGTTTAAGGAGGTAGCGAGAACCAgcggcggatctaggatttgaatatggcgggtgccacaattttcttcaatgtgcatcttgttaggaacgtgtatttgggctgggtccatctctttttagtttattcggatCAACTTAATaggttttttttaatttacaaatatgaaaattacatctcaaaaatcaagaaacgaacatagTTAGTATCTTAAACTTAAtaggcttttttttttatttgcaaatatgaaaattacatttcaaaaatcaagaaacgaacataattagcatcttaaacaaggaatcagataaactacaagttcttgAAAATAAaccataaatttcatgttttttctaagcagtgcttacgAAATTTTCATCACAATTTAAgcagtaaagtgatttaaattgaatttaacaattatagagttgcataaatttttataatacactccatccgttcatttttatttgtccattatactaaaaatatatgtccacttttacttgtaagttatatagtctgaaaaaccaagacataatttaccatttaatacctattttatccttattattaagtgcttcaattcatttctcattttatttattacttattaaGAGTGTTCCAAgtcaaatatagaaaagaaaacATGGACAGAGGGAgtcataaacaaaagaaattatataaaaaaattgaattttgatctcaatccaaaatttccattgagacccaagtttttcgatttaaatactcacagatttgagattaagagaaatgcttaatttaagggattttgaagttctatttgtgtattctcgctagagatcacagataaaataatagaaaataggaaagacaatataaataataaaaagataaatagaaaattggaagtgccgaaaagggaattactggtacaaaggaagtaaaaaaTGCAAAGAAAAATAGGAGTCGGAAAATGTTCAATATaaattcaaacttgtgtctactAGCCGTggcacctttgtctaatttacgaCTGGGGGTagcaggatcaaatatttaacctaatttaagaaaattacaacataaatatattaaaaaaattattaatcgaGGAGTGCCACGCCACCCGCGGATCCGCCCCTGGCGAGAACACCCTACAATTTTAATATGAAAGTCAGGAAAATGATAGTCTTGGGTGTTTAAACCTAGTAACTCACAAACAAAACAATTCGGCTTTTTCTAGcaaatcattcattcttttttcTATCAGCGAATATATAATGAGATAAGGGTAAAAAACACACCCAGCTATCACTTTTTTTTGAGTTTCATACCTAAATTAtcagaaggttgagaaaactacctaaatTATCattatctagtttgcaaaacacacctcaaattattcttgaatggcatgtgatctacactctctattttatataaaaatgttgtCAAGTATtgtccacgtggataaataatgtcacaatggcactaacatggaaattaaaaaaaactatttattttaaaaaagaaactgaaaaataataatttttgtaaaaaaatatcaaaaattatagaaaataaaaaaaatagtttaaaaaagtggaaaatttattttttaaaaaaataaataagaaaactgattatttagttttcaccttctttttttccccaaaaaactcaacttttccattttttaaatcatttttttcttatttctaaattttttgattttttttacaaaaaatattattttattcatattttttaaaaaaaggttgattttttaaaaaaataatgcagttttaaaaaaaaaaaattacagtttttttaatacaaaaatattatttttttaattttcatatgtaggtgccaccatagcattaattataacatgaagataatatttttgaaaaaatttcagcttcacttgccttttggagagtgagttcacacatttagttcagaTGTGTTTTACAAattagatagtgatagtttaagTAATTTTCTCAACTTTATGGTGTGTTTTTGACCCGTATCTCAATATATAATAATGCAAGAAAACATTTGGCgcttaaaaaagaaaaatcaaatatttGGCTAGAGATAGCATTGTTGTTTCGTCATGCTCCACACATCCATGACCAAAAAGATAAACCAACGATCACCACGTGGACAAAATGCTACCTCTGCTGACACACTAACACTGAAAAAGGACACACAACACACTTCCCATAAAACAACAACCTTTGCTTAAGCAAAAACGCTCATCAATGGCATCTCTATTTTCCCCTACAACTTTCCATCAAGACCCTAACCTTATTTGTTTCTCACCCCTAAGACCTATTTCAAAAAGTTACTATTTTTGGTCTTGCACTAACCATTCCAaaaaacacaacaataccattacTTGCAGTTCTTTTGTTGATGAAATTTCAGTTAGTTTAGACAATTCTTTGTCTCAATTCCCTGTTTTTCAATCTGGGGTTGCTCAATTTCAAGAATTACCTCAAGAACAGAAATATGGCTTGTTAGTTTTTGCTGGTCTTACTTGGATTTACTTGACTGCTAGACCTGGTGTTTTAGTTGGTGCTATTGATGCTTATATTTTGGCGCCTATACAAGTGGGGTTGGATAGTTTAAGTGGGAAAAGGAGTTTTAAAATGAAAGATTTTTTGATTGGGGATAGGTTGGGTGAGGGTTCATTTGGGATTGTTTATTCTGGTGTTATTGTTCCTAAGAATGTTAATTTGGATGAAAATGTGAGGAAAAGAGGATCATCTGTAAAATCAGTTATTACAGATTCAAGATTCAAGGAAAAGGTCATTCTTAAACAGGTAATGGGATGATTTATCCTTAAAAGTTCATCATTTATGAGCAATGTGTAACTGGTTTGGCTGCATATGTTGTATCACTTGTATGCTTTTGAATTATCATCCTTAAGCTCAAATTGTGAAGCAGCCAAAATTTATTTCTTAAATATTCCCTCTGTTTCATTTGATAGTAGGTTTTTGATTGAACACGAAGTTTGAGAAAGAAAGACTCTTGTTAGCACATATCAAAGTACATTTAGAACTTGTGATTTTAAACATATTACGGCATTTTTATAGCTACAAGAGCATGTCGTTAATAGTAAAACCAGAAGAGTAAAGTAAAGAGTTTTCAAGTATAAAAATGTGTCATCCTTTTGGAAAGGATGAAAAAGAAAAGTGTCatataaaaaggaaaggaggaaGTAGCCTAACCTTAAGCTTATTAAGGTATTATATTTTTAGTTCTTCTATAAATGTTTTAGACTTGATTATGATTATGTCTTTCACATCCCATGATCTGGATTATTTCCTTCCATAAGTCTTTATTAGATTATTCTGTCTTCTATATCCTTTTAATCTGTATGGCATCTTCAGGTCCTTTTGTTTGTCTCAACTATATAGTTATGTTTGACCCCCATTTCATCATTCCATTCTTGAACTACTTCTCTCTTGCATTTGCTTTCTATTACGCATCTTAGTGTTCTTCCTTCCCTAGTTACCATttagttagttttttttttccactcAATTTGTAGGTAAAGATTGGAGTTCAAGGTGCTGCGGAATGTGGTGAGTTTGAAGAATGGTTCAATTATAGGCTATCAAGAGCTGCTCCTGAGACATGTGCGGAGTTTCTTGGTAGCTTTGTTGCTGAAAAAACTAACTCACGATATACTAAGGGTGAGAAATGGCTTGTCTGGAAATTTGAGGTAATTATGCCATTTAAAGTACTTTTCAACTGAAATTCCTTTTCTCTGTAACTATTCATGACTTTTTGTGTCTTAAAAGTCTACCTACATTTTACTAACTGCCTTAGTATGTTGTTCGAAATTTTCTCTGAGTAAATTTTATGACTAGCCATATTTATGTTTGGTCAAGTTGCATAAAATCTTGTAAGATGGCAGCTGCATCCATAATGTAGGAACTTTATGTGACAGGGAAATCGGGACCTAGGTGATTACATGAAGGATCGCGACTTCCCCTTGAACATAGAATCTGTCATGTTTGGTCGAGTCTTAGAAGGATTGGAGTCAATTAAAAGGAATGCACTAATCATCAAACAAATCATGCGTCAGATTATTACTTCCCTTAAGAAAATCCATGACACAGGTATAGTCCATAGAGATGTAAAGCCATCCAACTTAGTGGTCACGAAAAAGGGACAAATCAAGCTGATAGATTTTGGGGCAGCAACTGATCTTCGAATTGGAAAAAATTATGTGCCTGACAAGGGGCTACTTGATCCTGATTATTGTCCACCCGAACTCTATGTAATGCCAGAAGAAACTCCAAAACCACCACCAGAGCCAGTTGCTGCACTTCTTTCCCCAGTTTTATGGAAGGTATCCTTCTAATACATCGATTTATATTGCTTGTCACCCTTCTTCGTTGTTAAGGAcaccaaaaaggaaaaaagaaagactAAGGGTGTGTTTGTCATGAAGGAAAGTGTTTTtcaattttcccatgtttggCTTGTCAAATATTTTGGAGGACATTTCtataggaaaacaagttccattaaaatgaggaaaatgatttCCCTAGTGGAAGTAGGTaaaacaagtttcaaaagtgatATTCCACTCTTCCCCATCCTCCAACAAGCCCCATCCCCTAGCCCCCACACCACCCCCACATCCCTACCCTCCATCCCACCCCACTTGTTTGCCtagattatatacacaaatgctTTTGCGATAATATATTTTGCTTACTAACCAAACGCCAAATAATATGTAAGAAAATAACTTATTTTCCGAGAAATGTTTttccaggaaaacattttccttcatattaAACTCACCCTGAAGCATGTATACGACACTTGATTTAGTTTTTCGGAAAGAAATTTGATCATGATGGTATTGCAGAATTCATGTTTTATATTTCTAGCTGGAAAACTTTTGGTATTGCAGCTAAACAGTCCCGATCTCTTTGACACGTATTCTGCTGGAATAGTGCTTATGCAAATGGCAGTACCGAGCTTAAGGTCTACAGCAGGCTTAAAGAACTTCAATTTGGAAGTAAAGGCAGTTGGATATGACTTGAATAAATGGAGAGAAAGGACTAGGACGAGACCTGATCTCAGTATTCTTGATCTCGACTCTGGTAGAGGGTGGGATTTGGCTACGAAACTTATTTCAGAGAGAGGTGGGCGTTTATCTGCTGCTGCGGCTCTTAGACATCCTTATTTCCTTCTAGGCGGTGACCAAGCTGCTGCAGTTCTCTCAAAACTTAGCTTCTCAAAATAGGAGCACAATTTGATGATGCAAGTACGACATGTTTTGGTGCTTGATACTCGTTTTGGGATGGCTTCATTTTCTGATTAGCAGCTGCAGTAGAGTCATGCATGAAGTGGTTTCAAAGCCGAAAATAAGGAGAAGGTGCTAACAGGGAAAAATGACCTGCTATGCTTTAGCTCTCTCTGCTGGATGGCATTATGGCCAAAGTATTTAAAAGATCCAGAAAGGAATACATAGTTTGCTCTTATTGATAAGGTAAAGAATAACAGAAAATCATACTACACTTTGTTGAGGGGCAAGAAGAATTTTTCAGCTTGTAGCAATCAAGTTCTTTTTCCCTGCACGACGAGCGGGATCAGTAAGAAATGTATAAAATAAACCAGGTATTAAAATCAACATATGCAGAGCTGCAAGCAATTATACTTGTCTCTTGTTCATTATCTTTTTAAACAAATGACACGGCCAGTAATTCGTTGGCAGAATTGTATATGAGTTCTTGCGTGTATTTCTTATACAGTTATTTTTGTTTTTAGGCTTTTGCAGTTCTTGTGCAGCCATTTTCTTGCTAGACGTAAGAATATTTGTTTTGGCCATATTTCACCATTATAATAGATTGAACCTTGTATACAACTATTAATCCAATTGAGCACATACTGCTAGTTAGGTTTGGGCTGTTGAGCCCGAGTCAAGTTCGATTATTCATGCACCAAAGTAAAGAGTAACAAAATTAGAAGACAGTTAAATTTGAATTCTCTTACGTTAGTGATTAAGCAAACCACAATACAAAAAGGGTTATCAGATTAAAAGAAGACAAGAGGACTCCTGCTAAGTTGATAAACATTAGTATATT is drawn from Lycium barbarum isolate Lr01 chromosome 8, ASM1917538v2, whole genome shotgun sequence and contains these coding sequences:
- the LOC132606952 gene encoding uncharacterized protein LOC132606952 isoform X2 — its product is MCNCFSLTFFPHSSTGFSFAFKLTHKTLPIHAINRIHFGNPKRNLPKSSSSNGYNFFDDQETDIPSPIKGIDDDSGIGFLEFDNKMGKELEKEIPVISPPRIEKQEEITSDDNGVGFLDFNNNKGREEEMLEKGIVRRKKQMMKRSNMIAKQVISIQSALSLGFVSQLWVDINSWIVFLVEVRPNLLSGEVEQFMLENVKQVGDVVLVEDESVMENEFKLVGLQTLVGYNVVTSRQRNIGKVSTYCLFVEDVVDVLSDTIVVHEAAASRLQRLTKGFWDAQKMAYSADETQDYSNLRNTHAKPAYGRSRKKSSAKKLRKKIKELADDWDLPMDFF
- the LOC132606952 gene encoding uncharacterized protein LOC132606952 isoform X1, whose amino-acid sequence is MCNCFSLTFFPHSSTGFSFAFKLTHKTLPIHAINRIHFGNPKRNLPKSSSSNGYNFFDDQETDIPSPIKGIDDDSGIGFLEFDNKMGKELEKEIPVISPPRIEKQEEITSDDNGVGFLDFNNNKGREEEMLEKGIVRRKKQMMKRSNMIAKQVISIQSALSLGFVSQLWVDINSWIVFLVEVRPNLLSGEVEQFMLENVKQVGDVVLVEDESVMENEFKLVGLQTLVGYNVVTSRQRNIGKIRGYTFNINSGAVESLELDCLGISIIPSSLVSTYCLFVEDVVDVLSDTIVVHEAAASRLQRLTKGFWDAQKMAYSADETQDYSNLRNTHAKPAYGRSRKKSSAKKLRKKIKELADDWDLPMDFF
- the LOC132606954 gene encoding serine/threonine-protein kinase STN8, chloroplastic, producing the protein MASLFSPTTFHQDPNLICFSPLRPISKSYYFWSCTNHSKKHNNTITCSSFVDEISVSLDNSLSQFPVFQSGVAQFQELPQEQKYGLLVFAGLTWIYLTARPGVLVGAIDAYILAPIQVGLDSLSGKRSFKMKDFLIGDRLGEGSFGIVYSGVIVPKNVNLDENVRKRGSSVKSVITDSRFKEKVILKQVKIGVQGAAECGEFEEWFNYRLSRAAPETCAEFLGSFVAEKTNSRYTKGEKWLVWKFEGNRDLGDYMKDRDFPLNIESVMFGRVLEGLESIKRNALIIKQIMRQIITSLKKIHDTGIVHRDVKPSNLVVTKKGQIKLIDFGAATDLRIGKNYVPDKGLLDPDYCPPELYVMPEETPKPPPEPVAALLSPVLWKLNSPDLFDTYSAGIVLMQMAVPSLRSTAGLKNFNLEVKAVGYDLNKWRERTRTRPDLSILDLDSGRGWDLATKLISERGGRLSAAAALRHPYFLLGGDQAAAVLSKLSFSK